The DNA region CTGGGCCAGGGACGCGCGGGCGGGAAGGTTGGCATCGAGGGTGTTGTTGATCACCTTCAGGGTGAAGCGGTTGTCCGGTGTCGGGGTGTAGCTCGCGAGCAGATTGACGGTCTGCGTGTCGTAGCTCGCGTGGTCCTGGTAGCCGTTGGCGCGGACATCGCTGGCGAACAGGCTGATCTCGAACGGGCCGCTGACGCCGCCGACGGTGAAGTAGTTGCTGAGGTAGCCGAAGCTGCCAGCATCCACCCCGATCTCGTAGCCGTCGATCTCCCGCCCGGTGCGCGTCCGGAACGCGATGGCGCCCCCGGTGGCGTAGTTGCCGAAGAGCGGCGATTGCGGCCCGCGGAACACGTCGATCCGGCCGTAGGCGCGGGGATCCGTGAGATCGAAGCGCGACGCCCCGTCCGGCTGGGTGAGGATGAAGCCGTCCTCTAGGACGACGGTGTTCTTGATCACACCGGTCGAGCGGGCGTTGTTGCCGCGGATCGAGATCACCACGTCGCGGCCACCGTTCCCCTGTCGCACCGTGACGCCGGGGCTGTTCACCAGGACCGATCCGACGCTGATCGCCGGCCGGTTCGCGATCGTGTCGTCGCGGCCGATGCCGGTGACGATCTCGCCTACGGGGTGCTCGATGACCGCGGGCGCCGAGCCCGGCGGCGCCGCCACGCCGAGGGCCGGCGCGGCAGTCCGGCCGGCGGTGGGCGCGGCCTCGCCCTCCACGGAGAGTTCCTCGAGGGTGACGGCGGCCTGGCCGAGGGCCGGGACGGGGCTTCCGGCGAGCAGGAGCGCGAGGGCGGTGCCGCGCAGGACGGTGGGATCGGAGGTCATCGGAGGTCTCGTCTGATCGATGGGGCGAGCGGCGGCGCCGCCGGGAGGACGGGCGATCAGGCGGAGCGGGGCGGCCCGCGGGGCTGGCCGATGACGGCGGGGGCCGACGCGGTCCGGACGGGGGGCGGGATCGGCCACGTCGCCGCCGCCCAGCGGAGGCGGCGCGCGAGGCCGGGCGAGGCCGGAAGGAGCGGCGGGACGGCGCCGACGCGACACAGCCCGCAGAGGGCGCAGGATCCCGTCGCCGGCGCCCCCGGGCCGACGGCAAGGTCCCCGGCGAGATCCGGCGCGTGCCCGCACAGGATCTGGCCGGGCAGCGCGCCCCGATCCGCCTGCGCCACCCGGAGCGCGAGGGCCGGTGCGAGCGCCTGGATCCAGAGCGCCAGCACGATCAGCACCGCGCCCGGGAGGCCCGGGCGCACGCGTCTCAGGCGCGGAGGAGGGTGCACGGGCACGGCGCCCGCCCGCACCCGATCAGCGCGCCCACCGCCTTCGGAGCCGGCCCGCGGCGACGTCGAGGCCGACCATGGCGGCGATGGCGAGCCCGGTCAGCGGGAAGAGCGCCCCGAGCCCGAGGATGATCACGGTCACGGTCGCGGCCACGCGCCGGTCGCGGGGCCAGGGCGGCACGCCGAGGCTGCCGGCCGGGCGCCGCTTCCACCACATCGTTCCGGCGGTGACGGCGAGCAGGACGGTGGCGAGGCAGAAGCCCAGCATCGCGAACTGGTTCACGCGGCCCCAGTGCTCGCCCTTGTGGATGCCGATCCCGTATTGGATCGCTCGGCCGACCGGTCCGAGATCGCCGAAACGGACATCTACCAACGGGCGGCCGGAATACTGGTCGAGGGTGATGACCCGCTGCCGCGTGACGTCGCGCGGGTAGACGGCGGCGGCGTAGACGCCGTCCGCGCCGACGGGCAGCGCCAGCTCGAACCCGCGGGGCATCCCCAGGCGTCGGAGGATCGCCACGGCGTCGTCGATCCCGACGCTCGCGGCCGAGGCGGCCGGCGCCGAGCGCGGCACCGGCGCGTCCTGCAGGGTCCAGCCGGCATCCTCTAGTCGCTCGCGCAGGGGCACGGTCGAGACCGGCCGGTGGGCCCAGAGGGCGGCCGGCTGGCCGAGGCCGGCGGCGTTCGACCACGCGCGCAGCTCCTGTCCCCACCAGATCGACCAGGGCAGGCCGGTCAGCGCCAGGAACAGCAGCCCGCCGCCGGCGACGAACCCAGTGACGGCGTGGAGGTCGCGCCACCACACGCGCCGGTACGGGCCGGCGCGCACCGTGACGACGCCGCCCGCTCGGCCGCGCGGCCACCACAGGTACGCGCCCGTCACCACCAGGATGATCGCGAAGCCCGCGACGATCTCGATGACGGCGTTCGCCACGGGCCCGATCAGCGCGAGGCTGTGCAGCCCGCGGACCACCGCCATCAGCTCGCGATCCCGGTCGACGCGGTCGAGCACGTCGCCGGTATAGGGGTTCAGGTAGACGTGGATCCGGCGGTCCCCCACCGCGAGTGTCACCCGCGCCGTGGCGTCCGGAGAGGCCGGATCGTTGTAGGTGACGGGCGCGGCGTCGGGCACGGCCTGCAGCGCGTTGAAGATCAGCCGGTCCGGGCCGATCGGCGCCGTCGCCCGCGGCGCGACCTGGGTCCGGTACGCGAACAGGCTGCCGTTGATCTCGTCCTTGAACAGGTAGAGCGCGCCGGTGGCGGAGAGGCTGATCAGGAAGGGCAGGCACAGCAGGCCGGCGTAGAAGTGCCACCGCCAGACGGCGCGATAGACGGCGTCGCGGGACAGTCGCCGCGTGGCGGCCGCCCCGTATGCGGGGGCGTCGCCGTGGAGAACAATCGACATGATGGGAGGTCCGGGCCTGAACGATCGGAAGCGGGATCGTCAGGCTTTCGGTGGACCTCGCGCGGTGCCGGTCGTGGCCGGCGGGCCGGTCGTCGGGTTCTCGGACTCGGGGCGCCACGCGCTGCGCGTCGCGGGTGCGGCGGGCCAGGCGGTCGCGTCGATGGTCGGCAGCGCCAGCGCGCCGGCCTGCACGACCGTGCAGCAGGGATGGACGTGAATGACCGTATCGGCGGGGTCGCCCGAGGCGTGCCCGGCGCAGATCACCGCGTCAGGATCGTTCCAGGCTCGCGCCGGGGTAGCGAGGCCCAGGAAGGCTTGGAGCAGCAGCGCGTAGAGCGCGATCAAGCCGATGATCGCGCGCCCTCGAACCGTGAGAGGCTGGCACCGGCGCATGGGCCGATCTAGGCGGCCGCGCCGCGGTGCGTCAACGGGCGATGGCGGCCGGGCCGTGCCTGACCCTACTCATCGCTGAGGATCGCTGCGGGATGAGAGAAGGCCGCGCCGGGCTGCGAGCAAGAAAAAACCCGCCGGATCTGGGATCGGGCGGGCCGGCGCGGTGGCTGGGGGACCTGGATTCGAACCAGGACTAGAGGAGTCAGAGTCCACCGTTCTACCGTTAAACTATCCCCCAATCAGCCGTGAACCCAGCGCATCCAGTGTCGAAGATGGCGGGGCAGAGCCCGCAGCGCATCGAGCGGCTCCGGGCGTGGGCGGTGAGATAGGCGGAATGTTTGGGGAGGTCAACCGGTTGTTCTGCTGTTGACGCAACCTCCACCGCGGCCGTAACCGTGAGGTCGCGGATGCCGCCAGGAAGGGTGGCCGAGTGGTTTAAGGCAGCGGTCTTGAAAACCGCCGTGGGGGCAACTCCACCGTGGGTTCGAATCCCACCCCTTCCGCCAGCGCATCCGTAAGTGGCTGATGCGCCACTAAATGCACCGAAATCAGCGGCTTACGAGTAGGCGACTGCTACCCCACGGTGTTATCCGGGAGCATGTCCGACGTGAGCCGCCACACCTACCTCGCGCAGCGCAAGGGCTCCGCGAACTGGTACTTCAAGGCCAAGGTGCCTCGTGACTTGGTAGCCGCCTTCGGGCGGGAGCAGGTATGGAAGTCGCTTCGCACCGCAGATCTCGCAGTGGCCAAGCGCCGCGTCCGCGACGAGGCGGACGCATTCGACAAGCAGTGCCGAGCCCTTCGTGACCGGGCAGCATCCGATGGCGGCGACACAGTCGGGAGCGTCCCGCTTACTTCGCTGAGCGAGGCCGCGATCGAGCAAATGGCGATCGGCTGGTTCACAACCGTGGCTGCCGAAGGTGAGCAGCGGGCGCGGATGGCGGTTCCGCTTGATCGAGACGAAGCGCTGATCGGCTTGGGCCAAGAAGAGGCGGCGCTGAACGACCCGGATGACCTGGGCCTTGATGCGTCCTATCAGACCGCGATCCGCCTTCTCCGAGCCAACGACGTTCGCTTGCTCCGGCGCCAACTCAACACGATCCGCTCCGCCGGATCGCCGTTGCCGTTCGTGGTGAGCCGAGAGGATGCAGCCTCCGCGCAGTTTCGGCAGCTACTCGCCCTTCTGCGCAGGGGCCGGCTTGAGGACGTCCACCGTAGCAGGGCGCGGCTGGCAGACGACTACCGGGATGTGGCATTCGATCCCGTGTTCCGGCCGCGGGCCGAGCCGAACGGCAGAACGCTGGCCCAGGTGATCGCGGCGTTCCGAGCGGAGCCTGAGCGGGCAGGGCAGATCACCAAGCTTCAGCAGACATATGCATCAGTCTTCAGGCTCGCGAGCGAGATGTTCGGGGCGGACCGGCCTATTCGTGAGATCGACCGGGAGGAGTGCAAAGCGTTCCGGGCGACGGTTCAGACGCTTCCACCGAACGCAACGAAACGCTTTCCCGGCAAGGCTCTGGTAGAGGTCGCCAAGTTGACGAAGCCGGAAGCCGATCGTCTGCGTCCAAGCACGATCAACCACTACTTGGACGCCCTTGCCACCCTCTTCAACTACGCGGAGGGCGAGGGCTGGATCACTCAAAATCCGGCCAAGCGGCTCGCGCTAAAGGGCGTCAAGAAGCGAGGCCGCCGCGACCCGTTCACCACCGCGGAGCTGACCAAGATCTTCAAGGCTCCGCTCTTCACCGGCTGCTTGGACGATGAGGGCGGCTACGCAAAGCCAGGACTGAACCGGCCGCGACGGGGAAGGTTCTGGGTCCCACTGATCAGCCTCTTCACTGGGATGCGCCAAGGCGAGATCGCGCAGCTTCGCACCGATGACGTGCGCCTCTTTCAGGGCGTGTTGTGCATCTTCATCGCGGCGGATGGCGACGACGTTGACGAGGCTGACCGCAAGCGCATCAAGACGGACGCCGGCGAGCGTTACGTGCCCGTCCATCCCACGCTTGAGCAAATCGGCTTTGCCCGCCACGTCGAGCGGATGCGGAAGGCTGGCGTAGAGCGGCTATTCCCGGACATCGTGCGGGGCGCCGATGGGTACTTCAGCCCGTTTTCGAAGTGGTTCTCACGCTTCCTCGCGGAGGTGGGCGTGAAGCGGGATCGAAACGCCTTTCACTCTTTTCGGCACACCTTCCGGGACGCCATGCGTGAGGCCGCTGTGCCGCTCGATGCCGTTGTGGCGCTTGGTGGATGGGAGGCCAGTGGCACTCAGGCGGACTACGGAACGGGCCAAATCACCGCGCCGAGGCTGCTGTGTCACATCGAGCGTATCCGCTACGATGGGCTAGACCTTTCGCATCTCATCAAGGTCGAGCGTGGGACGTAGAGGCTTCGCGGTAGTTGGCCCGGGGTGACTGCAACCGGTTTCACTGGGTCGCGGCAGCTCAGCCCGCCATCAGAGCGCCCCGCCGGAGCCGAACCCCGGGGTCCTCTCCGCCAATGAACTCGATCCCCTGAGCCTCCAGAGCGGATCGCAAGGCTTTCGCGTTCGCGGCGGTGACCCCTAGCCGATCCTCTTGACCCTCCGCACGGCGGATCGTGGCGATACCCAGCGAGGCCGCCTCCGC from Methylobacterium sp. NMS14P includes:
- a CDS encoding site-specific integrase; the encoded protein is MSRHTYLAQRKGSANWYFKAKVPRDLVAAFGREQVWKSLRTADLAVAKRRVRDEADAFDKQCRALRDRAASDGGDTVGSVPLTSLSEAAIEQMAIGWFTTVAAEGEQRARMAVPLDRDEALIGLGQEEAALNDPDDLGLDASYQTAIRLLRANDVRLLRRQLNTIRSAGSPLPFVVSREDAASAQFRQLLALLRRGRLEDVHRSRARLADDYRDVAFDPVFRPRAEPNGRTLAQVIAAFRAEPERAGQITKLQQTYASVFRLASEMFGADRPIREIDREECKAFRATVQTLPPNATKRFPGKALVEVAKLTKPEADRLRPSTINHYLDALATLFNYAEGEGWITQNPAKRLALKGVKKRGRRDPFTTAELTKIFKAPLFTGCLDDEGGYAKPGLNRPRRGRFWVPLISLFTGMRQGEIAQLRTDDVRLFQGVLCIFIAADGDDVDEADRKRIKTDAGERYVPVHPTLEQIGFARHVERMRKAGVERLFPDIVRGADGYFSPFSKWFSRFLAEVGVKRDRNAFHSFRHTFRDAMREAAVPLDAVVALGGWEASGTQADYGTGQITAPRLLCHIERIRYDGLDLSHLIKVERGT
- a CDS encoding DUF2946 family protein → MRPGLPGAVLIVLALWIQALAPALALRVAQADRGALPGQILCGHAPDLAGDLAVGPGAPATGSCALCGLCRVGAVPPLLPASPGLARRLRWAAATWPIPPPVRTASAPAVIGQPRGPPRSA
- a CDS encoding PepSY-associated TM helix domain-containing protein, which produces MSIVLHGDAPAYGAAATRRLSRDAVYRAVWRWHFYAGLLCLPFLISLSATGALYLFKDEINGSLFAYRTQVAPRATAPIGPDRLIFNALQAVPDAAPVTYNDPASPDATARVTLAVGDRRIHVYLNPYTGDVLDRVDRDRELMAVVRGLHSLALIGPVANAVIEIVAGFAIILVVTGAYLWWPRGRAGGVVTVRAGPYRRVWWRDLHAVTGFVAGGGLLFLALTGLPWSIWWGQELRAWSNAAGLGQPAALWAHRPVSTVPLRERLEDAGWTLQDAPVPRSAPAASAASVGIDDAVAILRRLGMPRGFELALPVGADGVYAAAVYPRDVTRQRVITLDQYSGRPLVDVRFGDLGPVGRAIQYGIGIHKGEHWGRVNQFAMLGFCLATVLLAVTAGTMWWKRRPAGSLGVPPWPRDRRVAATVTVIILGLGALFPLTGLAIAAMVGLDVAAGRLRRRWAR